Proteins found in one Zea mays cultivar B73 chromosome 1, Zm-B73-REFERENCE-NAM-5.0, whole genome shotgun sequence genomic segment:
- the LOC103641577 gene encoding pterocarpan synthase 1 yields MAHPASASNARLTTTILFMSLLLVLATASLGCPCPCSYTCENELNWRVYLKQVVGTGPSHNQEVIFRPQHANPFGQTVVQDWTLVDAPAQGAKVVGHAQGVHVLSDLANVGWFVSLNLNMVFQGDRFSGSTLPVMGVLPPEGEWAVVGGTGELALARGTIKHRIAGSAPETNFRQLDIHAFYANGSASCVVGSAAVIAEKGSAHAK; encoded by the exons ATGGCACATCCTGCTAGTGCTAGCAATGCCCGCCTGACCACCACCATCCTCTTCATGTCGCTTCTGCTGGTCTTGGCTACTGCTTCACTGGGATGCCCGTGCCCATGCTCATACACCTGTGAGAACGAGCTGAACTGGCGCGTGTATCTGAAGCAAGTTGTCGGTACTGGACCAAGTCACAACCAGGAGGTAATTTTCAGACCTCAGCACGCTAATCCGTTCGGCCAGACCGTCGTTCAGGACTGGACGTTGGTAGACGCGCCTGCTCAAGGCGCAAAGGTGGTGGGACACGCGCAAGGCGTGCATGTCTTGTCTGATCTAGCCAACGTGGGCTGGTTCGTCTCCCTCAACCTCAACATGGTGTTCCAAGGTGACAG GTTCAGCGGATCCACGCTCCCGGTGATGGGAGTTCTTCCACCGGAGGGGGAGTGGGCTGTCGTGGGAGGGACAGGAGAGCTGGCTCTGGCACGCGGCACGATCAAGCACAGAATAGCTGGAAGCGCACCCGAGACCAACTTCCGGCAGCTGGATATCCACGCCTTCTACGCGAACGGCTCAGCCAGCTGCGTCGTAG GTTCTGCTGCAGTGATAGCCGAGAAGGGGTCTGCTCACGCCAAGTGA